From a single Azospirillum fermentarium genomic region:
- a CDS encoding hemolysin family protein: MTETSDSRSPRSDGADDNHSLGHLFRGLLRSVLGGRGDETLRETIGGLIETKDGGSEPSLGDSERALLTNILQLHDRTVADVMVPRADIVAVDVDTPLPDLVRRMADEAHSRLPVYRETLDDVVGMVHIKDVLACVAQNRACTLAEILRDVTIVAPSMRVLDLLRQMRQTHQHLALVVDEFGGIDGLVTIEDLVEEIVGEIEDEHDEAHVPHLTERPDGTLIADARLPVEEFEEKVGTVLTEEEREEVDTLGGLVVSLAGRVPGRGETLRHSSGLEFEIIDADPRRIKRLRIRNMAANTDTLAATG; encoded by the coding sequence ATGACCGAAACATCCGACAGTCGATCGCCCCGTTCGGACGGGGCCGATGACAACCATTCCCTGGGGCACCTCTTTCGCGGGCTGCTCCGTTCCGTTCTCGGTGGCCGCGGCGATGAGACGCTGCGGGAAACCATCGGCGGACTGATCGAGACGAAGGACGGCGGATCGGAGCCGTCCCTGGGCGACAGCGAGCGCGCCCTTCTCACCAACATCCTCCAGCTTCACGACCGCACCGTCGCCGACGTGATGGTGCCGCGCGCCGACATCGTGGCGGTGGATGTGGATACCCCCTTGCCCGATCTGGTCCGCCGCATGGCGGACGAGGCCCATTCCCGCCTTCCCGTCTATCGCGAAACGCTGGACGACGTGGTGGGCATGGTCCACATCAAGGACGTTCTCGCCTGCGTCGCCCAGAACCGCGCCTGCACCCTGGCGGAAATCCTGCGCGACGTGACCATCGTGGCGCCGTCCATGCGGGTTCTCGACCTGCTGCGCCAGATGCGCCAGACCCACCAGCATCTGGCCCTGGTGGTGGACGAGTTCGGCGGCATCGACGGTCTGGTCACCATCGAGGATCTGGTGGAAGAGATCGTCGGCGAGATCGAGGATGAACACGACGAGGCCCATGTCCCCCACCTGACCGAACGTCCCGACGGCACGCTGATCGCCGATGCCCGTCTGCCGGTGGAGGAGTTCGAGGAAAAGGTCGGCACCGTCCTGACCGAAGAGGAGCGGGAGGAGGTGGATACGCTGGGCGGCCTCGTGGTCTCCCTGGCGGGCCGCGTGCCGGGCCGCGGCGAGACGCTGCGCCATTCCTCGGGCCTGGAGTTCGAGATCATCGACGCCGACCCGCGGCGCATCAAGCGCCTGCGCATCCGCAACATGGCCGCCAACACCGACACCCTGGCCGCCACCGGCTGA
- the ybeY gene encoding rRNA maturation RNase YbeY — translation MVEVTVSREAGAWPDGAEALAARAAYAALTPFWGPDDGPAELSVVLAGDALVQRLNREYRGKDKPTNVLSFALTESDDPDRDGGPTILGDVILAHETLVREAADQVKPLDSHFAHLVVHGVLHLLGYDHEEDADADEMEALEVEILAELGIANPYTTPPPGGGDPTVPPEGGIPVQPRSAGP, via the coding sequence CTGGTCGAGGTCACCGTCAGCCGCGAGGCGGGCGCGTGGCCCGATGGCGCCGAGGCTTTGGCCGCCCGTGCCGCCTATGCCGCCCTGACACCCTTCTGGGGGCCGGACGACGGGCCGGCGGAACTGTCCGTCGTGCTGGCCGGCGATGCGCTGGTGCAGCGTCTGAACCGCGAGTACCGCGGCAAGGACAAGCCCACCAACGTCCTGTCCTTCGCGCTCACCGAATCCGACGATCCCGACCGGGACGGCGGGCCCACCATCCTGGGCGACGTCATCCTGGCCCACGAGACGCTGGTCCGCGAAGCCGCGGATCAGGTCAAGCCGCTGGACTCCCACTTCGCCCATCTCGTGGTCCATGGTGTCCTGCACCTGCTGGGCTATGACCACGAGGAGGACGCCGACGCCGACGAGATGGAGGCGTTGGAGGTGGAGATCCTGGCGGAGCTGGGCATCGCCAACCCCTATACCACCCCGCCGCCCGGCGGCGGTGATCCTACGGTGCCGCCCGAGGGCGGCATTCCCGTGCAACCCCGATCAGCAGGACCATGA
- a CDS encoding PhoH family protein: MTATAEQRLDLRFDDNRLLPMLYGAHDQHLARLETQLGVSIIHRGNALTITGPADAMDGARAALEALYERLKLGLSVGAGEVDAAARMVQQAAGGGIGRGAALSALIRPDFQVRTRRKGAISPRTPVQAEYLQALAESEMVFGLGPAGTGKTYLAVAQAVAMLTSGQVSRIVLSRPAVEAGERLGFLPGDMRDKVDPYLRPLYDALNDMLPAEQVQKRIASGEIEIAPLAFMRGRTLADAFVILDEAQNTTPMQMKMFLTRLGEGGRMAVTGDITQIDLPAGTRSGLRDAIDILDGVEGVRFVRFSDADVVRHPLVSRIIRAYDRHEAAARTPNPLKPGVGEGRATEGQSGVS; this comes from the coding sequence GTGACGGCAACGGCGGAGCAGAGGTTGGACCTGCGTTTCGACGACAACCGGCTGCTGCCCATGCTCTACGGCGCCCACGACCAGCATCTGGCGCGGCTGGAAACCCAGCTTGGGGTGTCGATCATTCACCGGGGCAACGCCCTGACCATCACCGGCCCGGCGGACGCCATGGACGGCGCCCGCGCCGCGCTGGAAGCGCTGTACGAGCGGCTGAAGCTGGGCTTGAGCGTCGGAGCGGGGGAGGTGGATGCCGCCGCCCGCATGGTGCAGCAGGCGGCGGGCGGGGGTATCGGCCGCGGGGCCGCGCTGTCGGCGCTGATCCGCCCCGATTTCCAGGTCCGCACCCGGCGCAAGGGGGCCATCAGCCCGCGCACCCCGGTGCAGGCGGAGTATCTGCAGGCCCTGGCCGAGTCCGAGATGGTGTTCGGCCTCGGTCCCGCCGGCACCGGCAAGACCTATCTGGCGGTGGCCCAGGCGGTGGCGATGCTGACGTCGGGTCAGGTCAGCCGCATCGTGCTGTCCCGCCCGGCGGTGGAGGCGGGGGAGCGGCTGGGCTTCCTGCCCGGCGACATGCGCGACAAGGTGGACCCGTACCTGCGCCCGCTCTATGACGCGCTCAACGACATGCTGCCCGCCGAACAGGTGCAGAAACGCATCGCGTCGGGGGAGATCGAGATCGCGCCGCTGGCCTTCATGCGCGGGCGCACGCTGGCCGACGCCTTCGTCATTCTGGACGAGGCGCAGAACACCACGCCCATGCAGATGAAGATGTTCCTGACCCGCCTGGGCGAGGGCGGGCGCATGGCGGTGACCGGCGACATCACCCAGATCGACCTGCCCGCCGGCACCCGGTCGGGCCTGCGCGACGCCATCGACATTCTGGACGGGGTGGAGGGCGTGCGCTTCGTGCGCTTTTCCGATGCCGATGTTGTGCGGCACCCTCTGGTCAGCCGGATCATTCGCGCTTATGATCGGCATGAAGCGGCGGCCCGCACCCCGAACCCCCTGAAACCCGGGGTGGGTGAAGGCCGCGCAACGGAGGGTCAATCCGGTGTCTCCTGA
- the rraA gene encoding ribonuclease E activity regulator RraA, which produces MAESTCDLYDRFEGTARVADAGFRDFGARRRFSGAAVTVKCFEDNSRVKELLATPGQGKVLVVDGGGSLRAALMGDLIAQSAVKNGWEGVVIHGAVRDCAVLATLDLGIKALDTIPRKTVRNGEGQAGLTLTFAGLRVAPGDRVFADEDGILVLDPTEFGEG; this is translated from the coding sequence ATGGCTGAGAGCACCTGCGACCTTTACGACCGTTTCGAGGGCACGGCCCGCGTGGCCGACGCCGGTTTCCGCGATTTCGGCGCCCGCCGCCGGTTTTCCGGGGCGGCGGTGACCGTGAAGTGCTTCGAGGACAATTCACGCGTCAAGGAACTGCTGGCCACCCCCGGCCAGGGCAAGGTGCTGGTGGTGGACGGCGGCGGCAGCCTGCGCGCCGCCCTGATGGGCGACCTGATCGCGCAAAGCGCGGTGAAGAACGGGTGGGAAGGCGTGGTGATCCACGGCGCCGTGCGCGATTGCGCGGTGCTGGCCACGCTGGACCTGGGCATCAAGGCGCTGGACACCATCCCGCGCAAGACCGTGCGCAACGGCGAGGGGCAGGCGGGGTTGACCCTGACCTTCGCCGGGCTGCGGGTGGCGCCGGGGGATCGGGTGTTCGCCGACGAAGACGGGATTCTGGTGCTGGACCCCACCGAGTTCGGCGAGGGGTAA